Proteins found in one Corynebacterium canis genomic segment:
- a CDS encoding Cj0069 family protein, whose amino-acid sequence MHKAIVVFEVEGGSDKQFNGHRKDTMPIVDAIKAKGWHAEVVYYRPEWSEALFEYISKNFDAYISRVNPGNILGGEKGYFDLLTRLSDEAGLVGMSRPDEMMSYGAKDALVKLADTDLVPSDTYAYYDVETFHKTFPSSLSYGERVLKQNRGSTGEGIWRVQLEDKELAASVEEGTDLPLDTKLRCTEAVDNHTEIRELGEFMDFCDQYIIGDNGMLVDMRFMPRIVEGEIRILLVGPHPVFVVHKKPAAGGDNFSATLFSGAKYTYDSPEKWQELVDMFAEVRPVIAEKLGGDNIPLIWTADFMLDDAPDGGDTYVLGEINCSCVGFTSELDMGIQEMVADEAISRVEKKFA is encoded by the coding sequence ATGCATAAGGCTATTGTCGTGTTCGAGGTTGAAGGCGGCAGCGACAAGCAATTCAATGGCCATCGCAAGGACACAATGCCGATCGTGGATGCCATCAAGGCGAAGGGTTGGCATGCGGAAGTTGTGTACTACCGTCCCGAATGGTCCGAAGCTCTGTTCGAGTACATCTCCAAGAATTTTGATGCCTACATCTCCCGTGTGAACCCAGGCAACATTCTCGGTGGTGAGAAGGGGTACTTTGATCTCCTCACTCGACTCTCCGATGAAGCTGGCCTCGTAGGCATGTCTCGCCCCGACGAGATGATGTCCTACGGCGCGAAAGATGCGCTGGTCAAGCTCGCCGATACCGATCTAGTCCCATCCGATACCTACGCTTACTACGATGTAGAGACCTTCCACAAGACGTTCCCCAGCTCCCTTTCCTACGGAGAGCGCGTGCTCAAGCAGAACCGCGGCTCCACCGGCGAAGGCATCTGGCGCGTCCAGCTGGAAGACAAGGAACTCGCAGCTTCTGTCGAAGAGGGCACTGACCTGCCGTTGGACACCAAGCTGCGCTGCACCGAGGCTGTGGATAACCACACCGAAATTCGTGAGCTCGGCGAGTTCATGGACTTCTGTGACCAGTACATCATCGGCGATAACGGCATGCTCGTGGATATGCGCTTCATGCCGCGCATCGTCGAAGGTGAGATCCGCATCCTCCTTGTGGGCCCCCACCCGGTGTTCGTTGTGCACAAGAAGCCGGCTGCCGGCGGCGATAACTTCTCCGCCACCCTGTTCTCTGGCGCAAAGTACACCTACGACTCGCCCGAAAAGTGGCAAGAGCTCGTGGACATGTTTGCTGAGGTTCGCCCAGTGATTGCAGAGAAGCTCGGAGGCGATAACATTCCGCTTATCTGGACCGCCGACTTCATGCTTGACGACGCCCCAGATGGCGGCGACACCTACGTCCTCGGCGAAATCAACTGCTCCTGTGTCGGTTTCACATCGGAACTGGACATGGGCATCCAGGAAATGGTTGCCGACGAGGCGATTTCCCGCGTGGAAAAGAAGTTCGCCTAA
- a CDS encoding DUF3151 domain-containing protein: MNSKDFLAPPPVLLPAELAHIDARQHPESPLAWAILAEDTNDDLVRYAFARTGYHRGLDALRANGWKGFGSVPWSHEPNQGVLRSIAQLALAAQAIGEQNEYDRCRALLSDCDPACVASLLDGVQ, from the coding sequence ATGAACAGCAAAGATTTCCTAGCCCCTCCCCCCGTACTACTCCCCGCCGAACTCGCGCATATCGACGCCCGGCAACACCCCGAAAGCCCCCTCGCCTGGGCCATCCTCGCCGAAGACACCAACGACGATCTAGTCCGATACGCCTTCGCCCGGACCGGATACCACCGAGGCTTAGACGCGCTACGCGCCAACGGTTGGAAAGGTTTCGGTTCCGTGCCGTGGTCGCACGAGCCGAACCAAGGCGTCCTGCGATCCATTGCGCAGCTCGCCTTGGCGGCGCAGGCGATCGGTGAACAGAATGAATACGACCGCTGCCGCGCCCTACTTTCCGATTGCGATCCCGCCTGCGTGGCCTCCTTGCTGGACGGCGTCCAATGA
- a CDS encoding acetyl/propionyl/methylcrotonyl-CoA carboxylase subunit alpha, protein MTVETKKITKVLVANRGEIAIRVIRAARDAGIASVAVYAEPDADAPFVTMADEAFALGGQNSAESYLVFDKILDAAKKSGADAIHPGYGFLSENGDFAEAVINAGLIWIGPSPQSIRDLGDKVTARHIALKANAPMAPGTKEPVKDADEVVEFAKEHGLPIAIKAAFGGGGRGMKVAYKMEEVKDLYESATREALAAFGRGECFVERYLDKARHVECQVLADQHGNVVVAGTRDCSLQRRFQKLVEEAPAPFLTDDQRKRLHESAKAICKEAHYYGAGTVEYLVGSDGLISFLEVNTRLQVEHPVTEATTGLDLVREQFRIAEGRELHIKEDPSPRGHAIEFRINGEDAGTNFMPAPGKITKYAEPAGPGIRMDSGIVEGSVIGGQFDSMLAKLIVYGENRDEALQRARRALDEYVVEGMPTVIPFHRHIVDNPAFIGDGTKFDVYTKWIEEAWENPIPAYVDPAEGEEEEEATPAQKVIVEIDGRRVEVALPGDLALGGGNGAAKKKAKKRRGSAGKKAVSGDAVAAPMQGTVIKVNVEEGQEVAEGDTVVVLEAMKMENPVKAHKDGVVTGLACAAGEGVTKGAVLMELK, encoded by the coding sequence GTGACAGTCGAGACCAAGAAAATCACTAAGGTACTGGTTGCCAATCGCGGCGAAATCGCCATTCGCGTTATCCGCGCCGCTCGTGATGCGGGCATTGCAAGTGTTGCTGTCTACGCAGAACCGGACGCAGATGCACCTTTCGTCACCATGGCAGATGAGGCTTTTGCCCTCGGCGGTCAGAACTCCGCAGAATCGTACCTGGTGTTTGACAAGATTCTCGATGCTGCCAAGAAGTCCGGTGCGGATGCCATCCACCCCGGTTATGGCTTCCTTTCGGAAAACGGAGACTTTGCTGAAGCCGTGATTAACGCGGGCCTTATTTGGATTGGCCCGTCGCCGCAGTCCATTCGTGATCTTGGTGACAAAGTCACCGCACGCCACATCGCTTTGAAGGCAAATGCCCCCATGGCCCCCGGCACCAAGGAGCCGGTGAAGGATGCCGATGAGGTTGTGGAGTTTGCCAAGGAGCATGGCCTTCCCATCGCCATTAAGGCTGCCTTCGGTGGCGGCGGCCGCGGCATGAAGGTTGCCTACAAGATGGAAGAGGTCAAGGATCTTTACGAGTCCGCAACTCGCGAAGCCCTTGCCGCCTTCGGCCGTGGCGAGTGCTTCGTGGAGCGCTACCTGGACAAGGCCCGCCACGTGGAGTGCCAGGTGCTGGCCGACCAGCACGGCAATGTTGTGGTTGCCGGTACTCGTGACTGCTCCTTGCAGCGTCGTTTCCAGAAGCTGGTCGAGGAAGCCCCCGCCCCGTTCCTGACCGATGATCAGCGCAAGCGGCTGCACGAATCCGCCAAGGCGATCTGTAAGGAAGCCCACTACTACGGCGCTGGCACCGTCGAATACTTGGTCGGTTCCGACGGCCTGATCTCCTTCCTCGAGGTGAACACCCGTCTGCAGGTGGAGCACCCCGTGACCGAGGCCACGACCGGCCTCGACTTGGTGCGCGAGCAGTTCCGCATCGCCGAAGGCCGCGAATTGCACATCAAGGAAGATCCGTCGCCGCGCGGCCACGCCATCGAGTTCCGTATCAATGGTGAGGATGCGGGCACCAACTTCATGCCCGCCCCCGGCAAGATCACCAAGTACGCGGAGCCGGCCGGCCCCGGTATCCGCATGGATTCCGGCATCGTGGAAGGCTCGGTAATCGGCGGTCAGTTCGACTCGATGCTTGCCAAGCTGATCGTGTACGGAGAGAACCGCGACGAGGCCCTGCAGCGCGCCCGCCGCGCCCTCGACGAATATGTTGTCGAAGGCATGCCCACCGTCATCCCGTTCCACCGCCACATCGTTGACAACCCCGCCTTTATCGGCGACGGCACCAAGTTCGACGTGTACACCAAGTGGATCGAAGAGGCGTGGGAGAACCCGATCCCGGCTTACGTCGACCCCGCCGAGGGCGAGGAAGAGGAAGAAGCAACGCCGGCACAAAAGGTCATCGTGGAGATCGACGGCCGTCGGGTCGAGGTTGCACTCCCGGGCGACCTCGCACTGGGCGGCGGCAATGGTGCCGCAAAGAAGAAGGCCAAGAAGCGTCGTGGCAGCGCCGGCAAGAAGGCCGTTTCCGGCGACGCCGTGGCCGCTCCGATGCAGGGTACCGTGATCAAGGTCAATGTTGAGGAAGGTCAGGAGGTCGCGGAGGGCGACACCGTGGTTGTTCTCGAGGCCATGAAGATGGAGAACCCGGTCAAGGCTCACAAGGATGGCGTGGTTACCGGTCTGGCTTGCGCCGCCGGTGAGGGCGTGACCAAGGGCGCCGTGCTCATGGAATTGAAGTAA
- a CDS encoding peptidylprolyl isomerase, producing MKYVPYLAVVALLLGACSTNEPGETTPDDNKCHFTETGSASREVSLPSGPSDGNATVKLATNQGEIAMNLDGSKAPCAAATIEHLAEQGFYDNTLCHRVTTQNIFILQCGDPTATGSGGPGFTFKDEYPVGTDEQGLYTAGVIAMANSGPDTNGSQFFFTYKDSPLPPNYTIVGRVAEESMPILQSIGERGAAEGARDAAPAQAVHIEKATL from the coding sequence ATGAAATACGTGCCTTATCTTGCCGTCGTTGCGCTACTCCTCGGCGCCTGTTCAACGAATGAACCCGGCGAAACAACACCCGACGACAATAAGTGCCACTTTACCGAAACCGGATCCGCATCCCGGGAAGTTTCCCTGCCAAGCGGACCGAGCGACGGCAACGCCACCGTAAAACTCGCCACCAATCAAGGCGAAATAGCCATGAACCTCGACGGCTCCAAAGCGCCCTGCGCCGCCGCCACCATCGAACACCTTGCCGAGCAGGGGTTTTACGATAACACCCTGTGCCACCGCGTGACCACGCAAAACATCTTTATCCTGCAATGCGGGGACCCCACCGCCACCGGGTCCGGCGGGCCCGGCTTCACCTTTAAAGACGAATACCCCGTGGGCACCGACGAACAAGGCCTATACACCGCCGGCGTCATCGCCATGGCGAATTCCGGGCCCGACACCAATGGCTCCCAATTCTTCTTTACCTATAAGGACTCGCCGCTGCCGCCGAACTACACCATCGTCGGACGCGTCGCCGAAGAAAGCATGCCCATCCTGCAAAGCATCGGTGAACGCGGCGCCGCCGAAGGTGCCCGCGACGCTGCCCCCGCCCAAGCCGTCCACATCGAAAAGGCAACGCTATGA
- a CDS encoding bifunctional 2-methylcitrate synthase/citrate synthase, producing MTEIHKGLNGVVVDYTAVSKVVPETNSLTYRGYPVQELARYCSFEEVAYLMWNGELPSPDELRRFSIREKALRRIDRGLIDMVRSMPLSCHPMDVLRSAISYIGAQDPEAYTKDSDHIRRSSLELMAKLPTIVALDIRRRRGQDFVEPSTTKGFSENFLDMVFGEGVCDRADVEAFDKSMILYAEHSFNASTFTARVVTSTMSDTYSAVTAAIGALKGPLHGGANEAVMHTMLEIGDPEKAREWVNNALDNKRLIMGFGHRVYKRGDSRVPTMEAAFRELAEKHDGAKWVKMYEEMAAAMDERTGIKPNLDFPSGPAYHLLGFEVEFFTPLFVMSRITGWTAHIIEQNESNSLIRPLSAYNGVEQRKVPTTID from the coding sequence ATGACTGAAATTCACAAGGGCCTCAATGGCGTTGTTGTTGATTACACCGCCGTTTCCAAAGTGGTCCCCGAAACGAACTCCCTGACCTACCGCGGATACCCGGTTCAGGAGCTCGCCCGCTATTGCTCGTTTGAAGAAGTGGCTTACTTGATGTGGAATGGGGAACTTCCCAGCCCGGACGAATTGCGCCGCTTCTCCATCCGGGAAAAGGCACTGCGCCGAATTGATCGCGGTTTGATTGATATGGTTCGCTCGATGCCGCTGTCCTGCCACCCCATGGACGTGCTGCGTTCCGCCATTTCCTATATTGGCGCCCAGGACCCGGAGGCATACACCAAGGATTCGGATCACATTCGCCGTTCCTCGCTGGAATTGATGGCAAAATTGCCCACGATCGTCGCGCTGGACATCCGGCGCCGCCGCGGCCAGGACTTTGTCGAGCCTTCCACCACGAAGGGCTTTTCCGAAAACTTCCTCGATATGGTCTTTGGCGAAGGTGTGTGCGATCGCGCGGATGTTGAGGCGTTCGACAAGTCGATGATCCTCTACGCCGAGCACTCCTTTAACGCCTCCACCTTTACCGCCCGGGTGGTCACCTCCACGATGTCGGACACCTATTCTGCGGTGACCGCTGCGATCGGCGCCCTGAAGGGCCCGCTGCATGGCGGCGCCAACGAGGCCGTGATGCACACGATGCTGGAGATCGGCGATCCCGAAAAGGCGCGCGAATGGGTCAATAACGCGTTGGACAACAAGCGACTCATTATGGGCTTCGGCCACCGCGTGTACAAGCGTGGCGATTCCCGCGTTCCCACCATGGAGGCCGCCTTCCGCGAACTCGCCGAGAAGCACGACGGCGCCAAGTGGGTCAAGATGTACGAGGAAATGGCCGCCGCCATGGACGAGCGCACGGGCATCAAGCCGAACCTGGACTTCCCGTCCGGCCCGGCCTACCACCTGCTCGGCTTCGAGGTTGAATTCTTTACCCCGCTGTTCGTAATGTCCCGCATCACCGGCTGGACCGCACACATTATCGAGCAGAATGAGAGCAATTCCCTGATCCGCCCGCTGTCCGCGTACAACGGCGTCGAGCAGCGCAAGGTGCCCACCACGATCGACTAA
- a CDS encoding DUF6891 domain-containing protein — translation MEGAGAVVGAGPVNGAGSVDGAGPVDYNAQPAGLRIPPQYLPKGVGDAQAQEFLDILWNNLLMGGDPDFDYLVDYICDYPFFSESEKSRELDSIPLDAAEALAEFLIAQRLAQQETFGQVPPMPITLAFAELERNGIIARENFACCQTCGHDEILGQVADPSQWNAYVFFHQQDAESIFECGAGALAFGLAPGGRAAGLNMSDLIRSTILPTLEKHGVTAKWDGDERTRILLENVNLYYPLESLTPHPS, via the coding sequence GTGGAAGGTGCTGGAGCGGTGGTTGGTGCCGGGCCGGTGAATGGTGCTGGGTCGGTGGATGGTGCCGGGCCGGTGGATTACAACGCCCAACCGGCGGGGCTGCGGATCCCGCCGCAGTACCTGCCAAAAGGTGTCGGCGACGCGCAAGCGCAAGAATTCCTCGACATACTTTGGAACAATCTTTTGATGGGCGGGGATCCGGATTTCGACTATTTGGTCGATTACATCTGCGACTACCCCTTCTTTAGCGAATCCGAAAAATCCCGCGAACTCGACAGCATCCCTTTGGACGCCGCCGAGGCGCTTGCCGAATTCCTGATCGCCCAGCGCCTCGCCCAACAGGAAACGTTTGGCCAGGTCCCGCCCATGCCAATCACCCTCGCCTTCGCCGAATTGGAGCGCAACGGGATTATCGCGCGGGAGAACTTCGCCTGCTGCCAGACCTGCGGGCACGACGAAATCCTCGGCCAGGTTGCGGATCCTAGCCAATGGAACGCATATGTGTTTTTCCACCAGCAGGATGCTGAATCCATATTCGAATGTGGCGCAGGCGCGCTAGCCTTCGGACTGGCCCCCGGCGGGAGGGCAGCAGGCCTCAACATGTCGGATCTGATCCGCTCCACCATTCTGCCCACCCTGGAAAAACACGGCGTCACCGCAAAATGGGATGGCGACGAGCGCACCCGAATCCTCCTCGAAAACGTCAACCTCTACTACCCCCTCGAGTCGCTCACCCCACACCCCTCCTAG
- the prpD gene encoding 2-methylcitrate dehydratase PrpD, which produces MEQHIVRTHRSAEDFPIAEHLAYKIAKVAADPVAVPADTKEMICNRIIDNAAVSAASVLRRPVTVARRQAEAHPVSANGAKVFGISGNYSAEWAAFANGVAVRELDFHDTFLAAEYSHPGDNIPALVAVAQHVKASGTDLIRGLATAYEIQVDLVRGMCLHEHKIDHVAHLGPSVAAGLGTMLKLPVDVIYQAVGQALHTTTATRQSRKGAISSWKAFAPAFAGKMGIEAVDRAMRGEGAPSPIWEGEDGVIAWLLSGPDHKYTIPLPAEGEEKRAILDTFTKEHSAEYQSQAPIDLARRMRDKIGDLTQIEEIILHTSHHTHYVIGTGSNDPQKFDPDATRETLDHSIMYIFAVALEDGSWHHERSYASERAHRPETIELWHKIRTVEDPEWTRRYHAEDPNEKAFGCRAEVRLKDGTVISDELAIADAHPLGARPFARPQYEEKFRTLAEGIVAPAEQDRFLAAVTNIETLDDLGELNIELSEEVLNQAPNTPQGLL; this is translated from the coding sequence ATGGAGCAACACATTGTTCGTACGCACCGCTCGGCGGAGGATTTCCCCATCGCCGAACACCTGGCGTACAAAATTGCGAAAGTAGCTGCGGACCCGGTAGCGGTACCCGCGGATACAAAGGAGATGATTTGCAACCGCATCATCGATAACGCCGCGGTGTCTGCGGCGTCTGTTTTACGACGCCCCGTCACGGTTGCGCGCCGTCAGGCTGAGGCCCATCCAGTATCAGCCAATGGCGCAAAAGTTTTCGGTATTAGCGGAAACTACTCGGCCGAATGGGCGGCGTTTGCAAATGGCGTGGCGGTCCGCGAGCTGGATTTCCACGATACGTTTTTGGCTGCGGAATACTCGCACCCAGGCGACAATATCCCGGCGCTGGTGGCCGTGGCGCAGCATGTGAAGGCTTCCGGCACCGATTTGATCCGTGGCCTTGCCACCGCTTACGAGATTCAGGTTGACCTTGTTCGCGGCATGTGCCTGCACGAACACAAGATCGACCACGTGGCGCACCTTGGCCCGTCGGTAGCGGCCGGCCTTGGCACCATGCTGAAACTGCCGGTGGACGTGATCTATCAGGCGGTTGGCCAGGCGCTGCACACCACCACCGCCACCCGCCAGTCCCGCAAGGGCGCGATCTCCTCTTGGAAGGCGTTCGCACCGGCGTTCGCCGGGAAGATGGGCATCGAGGCCGTGGACCGCGCGATGCGTGGCGAGGGCGCGCCGTCCCCGATCTGGGAGGGCGAAGACGGCGTGATCGCTTGGCTGCTGTCCGGCCCCGACCACAAGTATACGATTCCATTGCCTGCGGAAGGCGAGGAAAAGCGCGCGATCCTTGACACCTTTACCAAGGAGCATTCCGCCGAATATCAATCTCAAGCCCCGATTGATTTGGCGCGACGCATGCGCGACAAGATTGGTGATCTCACGCAAATTGAAGAGATCATTTTGCACACCAGCCATCACACGCATTACGTCATTGGCACCGGTTCGAACGACCCCCAGAAATTCGATCCCGATGCGACGCGCGAAACGCTCGACCACTCGATTATGTACATTTTCGCCGTCGCCCTTGAAGACGGTTCGTGGCATCACGAGCGCTCGTATGCTTCCGAACGTGCGCACCGCCCCGAAACCATTGAATTGTGGCACAAGATTCGTACCGTCGAGGACCCGGAGTGGACCCGCCGCTACCATGCCGAAGATCCCAACGAAAAGGCGTTCGGCTGCCGCGCCGAGGTGCGCCTCAAGGATGGCACCGTAATCTCCGACGAACTCGCGATTGCCGACGCCCACCCCCTCGGCGCACGCCCGTTCGCTCGCCCGCAGTACGAAGAGAAGTTCCGCACGTTGGCCGAGGGGATCGTGGCACCGGCGGAACAAGATCGCTTCCTCGCCGCAGTGACCAATATTGAAACCCTTGATGACCTCGGGGAACTCAATATTGAACTTTCCGAAGAGGTGCTCAACCAAGCGCCGAACACCCCGCAGGGGCTGCTATGA
- the prpB gene encoding methylisocitrate lyase, translated as MTNMFSSGDARERRKAFRAGLNSGKIQRLPGAFSPLVARAIAEAGFEGVYVSGAVVAADLALPDIGLTTLTEVAGRSRQIARVTELPVLVDADTGFGEPMSAARTVSELEDAGVAGCHLEDQVNPKRCGHLDGKAVVPIEDMVRRLGAAVSARRDENFIICARTDAAGIEGIDAAIDRAKAYAEAGADLIFTEALRTEADFEKFRQAVDTPLLANMTEFGKSELIPAQTLESIGYNAVIFPVTTLRIAMGQVEAALEEIAETGTQTGWIDRMQHRSRLYELLRYSEFNVFDQEIFTYRKEN; from the coding sequence ATGACAAACATGTTCTCGTCGGGTGATGCGCGCGAGCGCAGAAAAGCATTTCGTGCGGGCCTTAACTCGGGCAAGATTCAGCGGCTCCCCGGGGCGTTTTCCCCGCTGGTTGCCCGCGCGATAGCCGAGGCAGGTTTCGAAGGTGTGTACGTATCCGGTGCGGTCGTTGCCGCAGATTTGGCGCTGCCGGATATCGGCCTGACCACCCTCACGGAGGTCGCGGGCCGTTCCCGGCAGATCGCTCGGGTCACGGAATTGCCCGTCCTCGTGGACGCGGACACCGGGTTCGGCGAGCCGATGAGCGCCGCCCGAACGGTGTCTGAGCTGGAAGATGCTGGCGTTGCCGGGTGCCACCTCGAGGATCAGGTTAACCCCAAACGTTGCGGACACCTCGACGGCAAGGCCGTGGTGCCGATCGAAGATATGGTGCGTCGCCTAGGCGCCGCCGTGAGCGCACGACGCGATGAGAATTTCATCATTTGTGCGAGAACGGACGCCGCCGGCATCGAGGGGATCGACGCCGCTATCGACCGCGCCAAGGCATACGCCGAGGCCGGCGCGGACCTGATCTTTACCGAGGCCTTAAGAACCGAAGCCGATTTTGAGAAGTTCCGCCAGGCGGTGGATACCCCGCTGCTCGCGAATATGACCGAGTTCGGCAAATCCGAACTGATTCCCGCCCAAACCCTGGAATCCATCGGCTACAACGCGGTGATCTTCCCCGTAACCACCCTGCGCATCGCCATGGGCCAGGTTGAAGCGGCGCTCGAAGAAATTGCCGAAACCGGCACCCAGACCGGGTGGATCGACCGCATGCAGCACCGTTCCCGGCTGTATGAATTGCTCCGCTATTCCGAATTCAATGTGTTCGACCAAGAGATCTTCACGTATAGGAAGGAAAATTAA
- a CDS encoding Maf family protein, with amino-acid sequence MRIVLASASPSRLAILQAAGVTPIVHPADLDEDALLATVCDAPAETQILTLSQAKAETVAAEHPTDVVIGCDSMLHLDGQLQGKPLTIDNTIARWKQQRGRTAELVTGHCIIAPHNSQRVLQAATTTVTFGQVSDADIEAYARTGEPLHCAGAFTLEALGGWFIDSIHGDPSNVIGLSLPLVRKALYQFGHNVSECWIR; translated from the coding sequence ATGCGTATCGTCCTAGCCTCAGCCTCCCCCTCCCGCCTTGCCATCCTGCAGGCGGCGGGGGTAACGCCCATTGTCCACCCCGCGGACCTCGACGAAGACGCACTATTAGCCACCGTGTGCGACGCGCCGGCCGAAACCCAAATACTCACCCTCAGCCAAGCCAAAGCCGAAACCGTAGCCGCTGAGCACCCCACAGATGTGGTCATCGGCTGCGACTCCATGCTCCACCTCGACGGCCAACTCCAGGGCAAACCCCTCACCATCGACAACACCATCGCACGCTGGAAACAACAACGCGGACGCACCGCCGAACTCGTCACCGGGCATTGCATCATCGCACCCCACAACAGCCAACGCGTACTCCAAGCCGCCACCACCACCGTCACATTCGGACAGGTCAGCGACGCCGATATCGAAGCCTACGCCCGCACCGGCGAACCCCTCCACTGCGCCGGGGCCTTTACGCTCGAAGCCCTCGGCGGGTGGTTTATCGACAGCATCCACGGCGACCCATCCAACGTAATCGGCCTCAGCCTGCCGCTCGTAAGAAAAGCCCTATATCAATTTGGGCACAACGTTTCAGAATGTTGGATCCGTTAA
- a CDS encoding sulfurtransferase, whose protein sequence is MTAPFDPNPQFAEYAHPERLVSASWLSARLGTPGLRVVESDEDTLLYDIGHIPGAVRIDWRRDLNDAVVRDYISGEAFAELMRSKGISRDDTVVIYGDKSNWWASFTLWVFELFGHEDVRLLNGGRDAWMAEERDTSFVVPEYPRSEYPVIERDDAPFRAFAAEVKQNIGITPLLDVRTLEEYTGERSNMEGYPEEGVMRGGHIPTAMHIPWNLAVHPNSRFRSRAELEDIYAEVADDSIVYCRVGDRSAHTWFVLKYLLGRENIRNYDGSWVEWGNMVRMPIAVGPTPGTLSSN, encoded by the coding sequence ATGACAGCCCCCTTTGACCCGAATCCGCAGTTCGCTGAATATGCCCACCCGGAACGGCTCGTCTCAGCTTCGTGGCTGAGCGCGCGCCTTGGCACACCCGGGTTGCGTGTCGTGGAGTCGGACGAAGACACTTTGTTGTATGACATCGGTCATATCCCGGGGGCGGTTCGCATTGATTGGCGCAGGGACCTCAATGACGCGGTTGTCCGTGACTATATTTCGGGCGAGGCGTTTGCCGAGCTCATGAGATCAAAGGGCATTTCACGGGACGATACCGTGGTGATTTATGGCGATAAGTCCAACTGGTGGGCGTCGTTTACATTGTGGGTGTTCGAACTCTTTGGCCATGAGGATGTGCGCCTGCTTAACGGCGGCCGTGATGCTTGGATGGCGGAGGAGCGCGACACCTCTTTCGTCGTGCCCGAGTACCCGCGTTCCGAGTACCCGGTGATTGAGCGTGACGACGCCCCGTTCCGCGCATTCGCCGCCGAGGTTAAGCAAAATATTGGTATTACTCCCTTGTTGGATGTTCGGACATTGGAAGAGTACACGGGTGAGCGTTCCAATATGGAGGGCTACCCCGAAGAGGGGGTGATGCGGGGCGGGCATATCCCGACGGCGATGCACATCCCGTGGAATTTGGCGGTGCATCCTAATTCGCGTTTCCGGTCTCGCGCGGAGTTGGAAGACATCTACGCGGAGGTTGCGGACGATTCGATCGTGTACTGCCGGGTGGGCGATCGGAGCGCCCACACATGGTTTGTGCTGAAGTATCTGCTGGGCCGGGAGAATATCCGTAACTATGACGGTTCGTGGGTGGAGTGGGGCAATATGGTCCGGATGCCTATCGCCGTCGGCCCCACCCCCGGTACGCTATCATCGAATTAA